One Panicum virgatum strain AP13 chromosome 3N, P.virgatum_v5, whole genome shotgun sequence DNA segment encodes these proteins:
- the LOC120667724 gene encoding uncharacterized protein LOC120667724 has product MAVVSFDLKFTYVLADWEGSAHDALILGDAIERNDGFTVPAGHFYLVDGGYACRPGFLPPFMGVRYHLSEFGNRNHPTTAKELFNLRHSSLRVSVERAFYNGRMTASNGDVDAAFVPAATLMQGAAALGQPAQPALVDLDGGAPSGEPAVVVGQQGPMRWNNNTSGFVLRRMAQIVFEGSRTDKTYKDKDVNAVAKALRDYSGVAVSPTQVYNHLRKWKQKWAKVAKLKDLSGATFDDDVHAIMLEQDHYLGHCKDHPKDAEYLNTPIRFYKEMEALFGSTLATGRFALGSNEPLGVNNADSVAAKLEGQDFSCGTFENKSTSEFGEGSKATTPVFGEGSKDNIVGAKRKRANFSEEEMLMMTNMTDAVNNVANAMLKIGAAHVDPDLYLAVMEMEMSDFSTKALIVAYTHLLENKAVATGFVNMSTPHRAIWLRTYLAKNYYL; this is encoded by the exons ATGGCTGTAGTGAGCTTTGACCTAAAGTTTACATATGTTCTTGCTGACTGGGAGGGCTCAGCCCATGATGCACTAATCCTGGGTGATGCCATTGAGAGAAATGATGGCTTCACTGTCCCTGCAG GTCATTTTTACCTGGTAGATGGTGGATATGCATGCAGACCTGGCTTCTTGCCTCCATTTATGGGGGTCAGATACCACTTGAGTGAATTTGGGAACAGAAACCACCCCACCACTGCAAAAGAACTATTCAATCTTAGGCACTCCTCTCTTAGGGTATCTGTTGAGAGGGCCTTTTACAATGGTAGGATGACTGCTAGTAATGGTGATGTCGATGCTGCGTTTGTGCCTGCTGCTACCTTGATGCAAGGTGCAGCTGCACTTGGTCAGCCAGCACAACCTGCTTTGGTTGACCTGGATGGGGGAGCACCTAGTGGTGAGCCTGCAGTTGTTGTAGGACAGCAAGGACCCATGAGGTGGAATAATAACACTTCTGGTTTTGTCCTAAGGAGGATGGCCCAGATTGTGTTTGAGGGGTCTAGGACTGACAAGACATACAAAGATAAGGATGTCAATGCTGTAGCTAAGGCTCTTAGGGACTACAGTGGGGTGGCTGTTAGTCCAACTCAGGTGTACAATCATCTGAGAAAGTGGAAACAAAAGTGGGCTAAGGTAGCCAAGTTGAAGGACCTTAGTGGGGCAACATTTGATGATGATGTCCATGCCATAATGCTTGAGCAGGACCACTACCTTGGTCATTGCAAG GACCACCCTAAGGATGCTGAATACCTCAACACCCCCATCAGGTTCTACAAAGAGATGGAGGCCCTCTTTGGTAGCACTTTGGCAACTGGTAGGTTtgccttagggtccaatgaacCATTGGGGGTGAACAATGCAGACAGTGTGGCTGCTAAGCTTGAGGGGCAGGACTTCTCTTGTGGTacttttgaaaacaaaagtacCTCTGAGTTTGGGGAGGGCAGCAAGGCCACAACACCTGTGTTTGGGGAGGGCAGCAAGGACAACATTGTAGGGGCTAAGAGAAAGAGGGCCAACTTTAGTGAGGAAGAGATGCTTATGATGACCAACATGACAGATGCTGTCAACAATGTTGCCAATGCTATGCTGAAAATAGGTGCTGCACATGTCGATCCAGACCTCTACCTTGCtgtcatggagatggagatgtcTGACTTCTCCACTAAGGCCTTGATTGTTGCCTACACCCATCTCCTTGAGAACAAGGCTGTTGCAACTGGTTTTGTCAACATGTCCACCCCCCATAGGGCCATATGGCTGAGGACCTACCTGGCCAAGAACTACTATTTGTAG